The Humulus lupulus chromosome 4, drHumLupu1.1, whole genome shotgun sequence genome has a window encoding:
- the LOC133832819 gene encoding uncharacterized protein LOC133832819, producing MSDVTETPDLSAQLAALTAQMNEEREKMRRLEAENVDLLVRVEAMSSQATEAQPSRFRGQASPMQPLGDLTPISNSDGPNQTVPSPSVRNYQTPPTMSNIQNYVVNTGEQVTMTEHGHSSAPGSQQIPGASQPATGPGQQQIPGASQPATGPGQQHIPGASQPATGPGQQQVSSASQPTIGASQIIIGAGQNIPEQ from the coding sequence ATGTCAGACGTGACTGAGACACCCGATCTATCAGCTCAACTCGCTGCTCTTACTGCTCAGATGAATGAAGAACGCGAGAAAATGAGGAGGCTCGAAGCTGAGAATGTTGACCTGCTCGTACGAGTGGAGGCCATGTCCTCTCAAGCCACCGAGGCTCAGCCATCTCGCTTCCGAGGCCAAGCCAGCCCTATGCAACCTCTGGGAGACCTCACTCCTATCTCTAACAGTGATGGACCGAATCAGACAGTTCCATCACCCTCGGTAAGGAATTATCAAACTCCACCCACCATGTCTAACATTCAAAATTATGTTGTCAATACAGGCGAACAGGTAACCATGACTGAACATGGACATTCATCTGCGCCCGGATCACAGCAGATCCCTGGAGCCAGTCAGCCAGCCACTGGACCCGGACAGCAACAGATTCCAGGAGCCAGTCAGCCAGCCACTGGACCCGGACAACAACATATTCCAGGAGCCAGTCAGCCAGCCACTGGACCCGGACAGCAGCAGGTTTCAAGTGCTAGTCAGCCTACCATTGGAGCCAGCCAGATCATCATTGGAGCTGGTCAGAATATACCTGAGCAGTAG